The following coding sequences are from one Pyxidicoccus xibeiensis window:
- a CDS encoding MFS transporter, protein MEKRQPGEQSPRGGWRFLLRALGHRNYRLFFAGQSVSLVGTWLTRVATAWLVYRLTGSALLLGLVGFCGQLPSFLLGPFAGVLVDRWNRHRLLVVTQVLAMLQSLALAALALSGVIAVWHVAALSVVQGLINAFDVPARQSFVVEMVEDRADLPNAIALNSSMFNAARLLGPSVAGGLIAMVGEGGCFLIDGVSYLAVIASLLAMRITPRVREHRHAHVLTELKEGFQHAFHFPPIRALLGLVALVSLMGMPLTTLMPVMASEVLHGGPNTLGFLMAAAGMGALGGAGFLASRRSVRGLGGIIVITTLLFGAGLLSFSASRHLALSLVTMVLCGFGMMVTTAACNTVLQTIVEERMRGRLMSFYAMAFMGTAPFGSLLAGALATRIGAPGTLAICGGLCLLGAAWFRRKLPALRERVRPIYVRLGIIPEVAQGLEIATERTGPRES, encoded by the coding sequence ATGGAGAAGCGGCAGCCTGGAGAGCAGAGCCCACGCGGCGGGTGGCGGTTCCTGCTGCGGGCCCTGGGCCACCGCAACTACCGGCTCTTCTTCGCGGGGCAGAGCGTGTCGCTCGTCGGCACCTGGCTCACCCGCGTGGCGACTGCCTGGCTGGTGTACCGGCTCACGGGCTCGGCGCTGCTGCTGGGGCTGGTGGGCTTCTGCGGGCAGCTGCCGTCCTTCCTGCTGGGCCCCTTCGCCGGCGTCCTGGTGGACCGCTGGAACCGGCACCGGCTGCTGGTCGTCACCCAGGTGCTGGCCATGCTCCAGTCGCTGGCGCTGGCGGCGCTCGCGCTCTCCGGCGTCATCGCCGTGTGGCACGTGGCCGCGCTCAGCGTGGTCCAGGGGCTCATCAACGCCTTCGACGTGCCCGCGCGGCAGTCCTTCGTGGTGGAGATGGTGGAGGACCGCGCGGACCTGCCCAACGCCATCGCCCTCAACTCGTCCATGTTCAACGCGGCCCGCCTGCTGGGCCCGTCCGTGGCCGGCGGCCTCATCGCCATGGTGGGCGAGGGCGGCTGCTTCCTCATCGACGGCGTCAGCTATCTGGCGGTGATTGCCTCGCTGCTGGCCATGCGAATCACGCCGCGTGTGCGCGAGCACCGGCACGCGCACGTCCTCACGGAGCTGAAGGAGGGCTTCCAGCACGCCTTCCACTTCCCGCCCATCCGCGCCCTGCTGGGGCTGGTGGCCCTGGTCAGTCTGATGGGGATGCCCCTGACGACGCTGATGCCCGTCATGGCCTCCGAGGTGCTGCACGGCGGACCCAACACGCTCGGCTTCCTGATGGCCGCCGCGGGCATGGGCGCGCTGGGGGGCGCGGGGTTCCTGGCGTCCCGCCGCTCCGTGCGGGGCCTGGGCGGCATCATCGTCATCACCACCCTGCTCTTCGGCGCGGGGCTGCTGTCCTTCTCCGCGTCCCGGCACCTGGCGCTGTCACTGGTGACGATGGTCCTCTGCGGCTTCGGGATGATGGTGACGACGGCTGCCTGCAACACCGTGCTGCAGACCATCGTCGAGGAGCGGATGCGCGGCCGGCTGATGAGCTTCTACGCCATGGCCTTCATGGGCACCGCCCCCTTCGGCAGCCTGCTGGCCGGCGCGCTGGCCACGCGGATTGGCGCGCCGGGGACGCTCGCCATCTGCGGCGGCCTGTGCCTGCTGGGCGCCGCGTGGTTCCGCCGGAAGCTGCCCGCGCTGCGCGAGCGCGTGCGCCCCATCTACGTCCGGCTGGGCATCATCCCCGAGGTCGCCCAGGGGCTGGAGATTGCCACCGAGCGGACGGGGCCTCGCGAGAGCTGA